The Pseudomonas sp. G2-4 genome window below encodes:
- a CDS encoding helix-turn-helix domain-containing protein: MNNHNMAQPPVSADVLPTLPINRFRTADIDEHARNMGGWQVSYDQLTPGRFEGELIELRCDWMQLVRDRSNQALTKRGIAWEGAITFSVPLSADGPVFCSGHPIVEPSLLVACGHNLPELRTPQHLDLLGVAIEEQALEHVLERQGSRFRITDLPKCYRLGDSTLPAELAVLFDDLDGGEQGRDSLLGYESIRRGLRDTVMLHVLELVAPDEAPPLNPTARKRMVDRAREYALAHVDEPLSILDLCNHIGASRRKLQYCFQETLGINPVAYLRALRLNAVRRELCNGDQPLGVQEVAARWGFWHLSRFSSDYRTLFGETPSQTLRRTHLC, from the coding sequence ATGAACAACCACAACATGGCGCAGCCACCGGTCTCCGCAGACGTGTTGCCGACACTGCCGATCAATCGGTTCCGCACCGCAGACATCGACGAGCACGCCCGGAACATGGGCGGTTGGCAGGTGAGCTACGACCAGTTGACCCCCGGACGTTTCGAAGGCGAACTGATCGAACTGCGCTGCGACTGGATGCAACTGGTGCGCGACCGCTCTAATCAGGCCCTGACCAAGCGGGGCATCGCCTGGGAGGGCGCGATTACCTTCAGCGTGCCGCTGAGTGCCGACGGGCCGGTCTTTTGCTCGGGGCACCCCATTGTCGAACCGAGCCTGCTGGTCGCCTGTGGCCATAACCTGCCCGAGTTGCGCACGCCCCAACATCTGGACCTGCTTGGTGTCGCGATCGAGGAGCAGGCACTGGAGCATGTGCTGGAGCGCCAGGGTAGCCGCTTTCGAATTACCGATCTTCCCAAGTGTTACCGCCTCGGCGACTCGACGCTGCCAGCCGAGCTCGCGGTGCTGTTCGATGATCTCGACGGCGGCGAGCAGGGGCGCGACTCGTTGCTGGGGTACGAATCGATCCGCCGGGGCCTGCGCGACACGGTGATGCTGCATGTGCTGGAACTGGTGGCGCCGGACGAGGCGCCACCACTCAACCCCACGGCGCGCAAACGCATGGTCGACCGGGCCCGGGAGTACGCCCTGGCCCATGTCGACGAACCGCTGTCGATCCTTGACCTGTGCAACCACATCGGCGCCAGCCGACGGAAATTGCAGTACTGCTTCCAGGAGACGCTGGGCATCAACCCGGTGGCTTATTTGCGTGCGCTGCGCCTCAATGCCGTGCGTCGTGAACTATGCAATGGCGATCAGCCGTTGGGCGTACAAGAGGTGGCGGCACGCTGGGGGTTCTGGCATTTGAGCCGGTTTTCCAGTGATTACCGGACCCTGTTTGGCGAAACCCCGTCACAAACCTTGCGTCGCACGCATCTGTGCTGA
- a CDS encoding transporter, protein MNQNKNTNVWRCTWLTLGLIGTCTAAHGTENGAPTTAVGVYDFGAGMMPPATPFGTVGLRTAFYSANVQKDRHGKSVDNNLSLDVLSIGVAYMRMTDYTVLGAKYGFGAVVPFFQMDASLQVQTPVGPLNLEADPFRMADMQVLPVILQWTLSPNLFVNAQFQIQAPTGDYDKDRLISPGLNHWTFSPILNATYISDSGFEVSSSFEADINTRNHDTDYKNGVEYRHEFAVGQHVGPWTLGVGGYYYRQFTDDDAPGLETGNRARVLAVGPAVSYFKPGIPPVWLHVYKELDARNRAEGYTAALRISQSF, encoded by the coding sequence ATGAATCAGAATAAAAACACAAACGTCTGGCGCTGTACGTGGTTGACCCTGGGGCTGATTGGTACCTGTACCGCAGCCCATGGCACCGAAAACGGCGCGCCGACCACCGCAGTCGGGGTCTACGATTTCGGTGCAGGCATGATGCCGCCGGCCACGCCTTTCGGGACCGTCGGCCTGCGTACCGCGTTCTATTCGGCCAACGTGCAGAAGGATCGCCACGGCAAGTCCGTGGACAACAATCTCTCCCTGGATGTGCTGTCCATCGGCGTCGCCTACATGCGCATGACCGATTACACCGTGCTGGGCGCCAAGTATGGCTTCGGCGCCGTGGTGCCGTTCTTCCAGATGGACGCTTCGCTGCAGGTGCAGACGCCAGTCGGCCCGCTGAACCTTGAAGCCGATCCGTTTCGCATGGCTGACATGCAGGTGCTGCCGGTGATCCTGCAGTGGACGCTTTCGCCGAACCTGTTCGTCAATGCCCAGTTCCAGATCCAGGCCCCCACGGGCGATTACGACAAGGATCGCTTGATCTCACCGGGGCTCAATCACTGGACCTTCTCGCCGATCCTCAACGCCACGTACATCTCCGACAGCGGTTTCGAGGTGTCTTCAAGCTTCGAAGCCGACATCAATACCCGCAACCACGACACCGACTACAAGAACGGCGTCGAGTACCGTCACGAATTCGCCGTGGGCCAGCACGTCGGGCCATGGACCTTGGGTGTGGGCGGGTACTACTACCGTCAGTTCACCGATGACGACGCGCCGGGACTGGAAACCGGCAATCGCGCCCGGGTGTTGGCCGTCGGGCCGGCGGTGAGCTACTTCAAGCCTGGCATCCCACCGGTGTGGCTGCATGTCTACAAGGAACTCGATGCGCGCAACCGCGCCGAAGGCTACACCGCGGCGCTGCGTATCTCTCAAAGCTTCTAA
- a CDS encoding MFS transporter: MNQSSSVSTAGAPWRQAGRREGLVLMLGSSLTIMGSVMVAPILPRLGAEFGPLDPRADLLVPLAITGPALAIAVCAPLAGWLADRVGRKVLLVVATLLYAVLGALPAMLDSLTSIVGARLLFGCTEAAVMTCCATLIADYWHGEERLRYVNRQVVTIGLVGALFFVVGGVLGEHSWRSPFLLYLLPLLLVPVMMKVLWEPPVAKCRAVEQQVHESGPAKVAVLQLVVGYLMILGGMVLAFVMAIQAPTLLVGLGITSSTMIGLAAGLSLLATLGGSLAWPMLRRRFGIAGCNALLLGLMGIGLWLLMRAQSYNAVLVAALIQGLGSGLLVPNVMAPVMNALTASTRGRGLGGFTSFLYFGQFVSPLVVAFVAAFAGDLRQAIQWLAFASLASALLWVIVGLRARGHGQANALGSRQSS; this comes from the coding sequence ATGAACCAATCAAGTTCCGTTTCAACGGCCGGCGCCCCGTGGCGCCAGGCCGGTCGACGCGAAGGGCTGGTGCTGATGCTGGGCAGCAGCCTGACCATCATGGGCTCAGTGATGGTCGCGCCCATCCTGCCCCGGCTGGGCGCCGAATTCGGTCCGCTGGACCCGCGAGCCGATCTGTTGGTGCCGCTGGCGATCACCGGGCCGGCCCTGGCGATTGCTGTGTGCGCGCCGTTGGCCGGCTGGCTGGCTGATCGGGTAGGGCGCAAGGTCTTGCTGGTGGTTGCCACGTTGCTTTACGCCGTGCTCGGCGCGCTGCCGGCCATGCTCGATAGTCTGACTTCGATTGTCGGGGCACGGCTGTTATTCGGTTGCACCGAGGCGGCGGTGATGACCTGCTGTGCAACCCTGATCGCGGACTATTGGCACGGCGAGGAACGCCTGCGCTACGTCAACCGCCAAGTGGTGACCATCGGCCTGGTGGGGGCGCTGTTTTTCGTGGTGGGCGGCGTGCTCGGCGAGCACTCGTGGCGGTCGCCGTTCCTGTTGTATTTGCTGCCGCTGTTGCTGGTGCCGGTGATGATGAAGGTGCTGTGGGAGCCACCTGTGGCGAAGTGCCGGGCGGTCGAGCAGCAGGTCCATGAATCGGGGCCGGCCAAGGTCGCCGTGCTGCAACTGGTGGTCGGCTATTTGATGATTCTGGGTGGCATGGTGCTGGCCTTCGTCATGGCCATCCAGGCGCCGACATTGTTGGTTGGCCTGGGCATTACCTCGAGCACGATGATTGGCCTGGCAGCTGGACTGAGCCTGCTGGCGACCCTGGGCGGCTCGTTGGCCTGGCCCATGTTGCGCCGCCGCTTTGGCATCGCCGGTTGCAACGCCTTGTTGCTGGGACTAATGGGGATCGGGCTGTGGCTGCTGATGCGCGCGCAAAGCTACAACGCGGTGCTGGTGGCCGCGCTCATCCAGGGCCTGGGTTCCGGGTTGCTGGTGCCTAACGTCATGGCGCCAGTGATGAATGCCTTGACCGCCAGCACCCGTGGTCGCGGCTTGGGCGGGTTCACCTCGTTTCTTTACTTCGGCCAGTTCGTCAGCCCGCTGGTGGTGGCTTTTGTGGCCGCTTTTGCCGGTGACCTTCGCCAGGCCATCCAATGGCTGGCGTTCGCCAGTCTTGCTTCAGCGCTGCTCTGGGTGATCGTCGGCCTGCGAGCGCGGGGCCACGGCCAGGCAAACGCCCTCGGATCACGTCAATCGTCATGA
- a CDS encoding amidase family protein: MGMQDIHHLMDNEDATGLAEWVRRGEVQPGELLEAAIERLEQVEPQINAVAERLYESARESARTAQVGQGLLAGVPTLIKDLFSPVNGAAMTNGSCSLGDARAEFESEIVTRLRRAGCQVVGTSTSPEFGTSYSTESSRFGATRNPWSTDHSAGGSSGGAAALVAARVVPFAHGNDGGGSLRVPASCCGVFGLKPSRGLLPSGPMVGEGWAGMGTPHAITLSVRDSAALLDATAGMDLGAPYAAPVQAQPYVTAVLRDPKPLRIALVEQLGPWPTSPQSLEAVRQAARLCESLGHRVEPASLPVVLPEFLDQVFTIIGASSRHYVDLLGQIRGFAVRAEELEVRTRIILRDKGNVSGAQYAAAVEWIHALGRQLAVFMQDYDLVLTPVLTREPVPIGELDIQDVCMSLDQLLERYHSYSPFTALFNASGQPAMSVPLSWSANGLPMGAHFAGRFGEESTLLALAAQLERAQPWRCRVPPVNACRR; the protein is encoded by the coding sequence ATGGGTATGCAAGACATCCACCACTTGATGGACAACGAAGACGCCACCGGGCTGGCCGAGTGGGTCAGGCGTGGCGAAGTCCAGCCCGGCGAACTGCTTGAGGCGGCCATCGAGCGCCTTGAACAGGTCGAACCACAGATCAATGCCGTGGCCGAGCGGTTGTACGAATCGGCACGGGAGTCGGCGCGTACCGCCCAGGTCGGGCAAGGCCTGCTGGCCGGTGTGCCGACCTTGATCAAAGACCTGTTTTCACCGGTCAACGGCGCGGCGATGACCAACGGTTCCTGCTCCCTGGGCGATGCTCGTGCGGAGTTCGAATCAGAAATCGTGACGCGTCTACGGCGCGCAGGTTGCCAAGTCGTGGGCACCAGCACATCGCCGGAATTCGGTACGTCGTATTCCACCGAATCCTCGCGTTTTGGCGCCACCCGCAACCCATGGAGCACCGACCACAGCGCCGGCGGCTCCAGCGGTGGCGCCGCGGCGCTGGTGGCGGCCCGAGTAGTGCCGTTCGCCCACGGCAATGATGGCGGCGGGTCTTTACGGGTGCCGGCGTCCTGCTGTGGCGTGTTCGGGCTCAAGCCCAGCCGAGGCCTGTTGCCGTCGGGGCCGATGGTGGGCGAGGGCTGGGCCGGAATGGGCACGCCCCATGCGATCACCCTGTCGGTGCGCGATAGCGCGGCGCTGCTGGACGCCACCGCCGGGATGGACCTGGGCGCGCCGTACGCGGCGCCGGTCCAGGCACAGCCTTATGTGACGGCAGTGCTGCGTGATCCAAAGCCGTTGCGCATTGCCCTGGTCGAACAGCTCGGCCCTTGGCCGACGTCGCCGCAGAGCCTGGAGGCTGTGCGCCAGGCCGCGCGGTTGTGCGAGTCCCTGGGGCACCGTGTCGAACCGGCAAGCCTGCCGGTGGTGTTGCCGGAATTCCTGGATCAGGTCTTTACCATCATCGGTGCAAGCAGCCGTCATTACGTTGACCTGCTGGGGCAGATACGTGGTTTTGCAGTGCGGGCCGAAGAACTGGAAGTACGCACCCGGATCATCTTGCGGGACAAGGGTAACGTCAGCGGCGCCCAGTACGCGGCTGCCGTGGAATGGATTCATGCCCTGGGTCGGCAACTGGCGGTATTCATGCAGGATTACGACCTGGTCCTGACGCCGGTCCTGACCCGAGAACCGGTGCCGATTGGCGAACTGGACATTCAGGATGTGTGCATGAGCCTTGATCAACTGCTTGAGCGATATCACAGCTATTCGCCGTTCACCGCACTGTTCAATGCCAGCGGCCAGCCGGCAATGTCGGTACCGTTGTCCTGGAGCGCCAACGGCCTACCGATGGGCGCGCATTTCGCCGGTCGCTTTGGCGAGGAAAGCACCTTGCTGGCCCTGGCCGCGCAACTGGAACGTGCCCAGCCGTGGCGCTGCCGAGTCCCGCCGGTCAACGCCTGTCGTCGTTGA
- a CDS encoding PIG-L family deacetylase — protein MKPASRLQSRQHPQIWNSAPQLADIPIISTQTLIPAGARAVILAPHPGDEVGACGGLLQLLSSLDQPMLLISITDGSLGHPGSPLWSDERLRTHRPHPQESVDALHRLGIPAHGLQWVRGGFPEKNLVEHEAQIAAFIGRYLHPGDVVFSTWRKDGDTDHETVGRAGALVAENIGAVFNELPVWAWHWPVREQNKIPWHRARKLRLDVWTTARKRHAMHAYASQLNGEPASGISPLVPRVILDRMGMPYEIVFI, from the coding sequence ATGAAACCCGCCTCTCGCTTGCAAAGTCGGCAGCACCCGCAAATATGGAACAGCGCCCCGCAATTGGCCGACATTCCTATCATCAGTACCCAAACGCTCATCCCGGCCGGCGCTCGCGCCGTCATCCTCGCGCCACATCCGGGCGATGAAGTCGGGGCCTGCGGCGGATTGCTCCAGTTGCTGAGCAGTCTGGACCAGCCCATGTTATTGATTTCGATCACCGACGGCAGCCTCGGCCATCCCGGTTCGCCGTTGTGGAGCGATGAGCGTCTGCGCACGCACCGCCCTCACCCCCAGGAAAGCGTCGACGCCCTGCATCGGCTGGGCATACCGGCCCATGGCCTGCAATGGGTGCGCGGCGGCTTCCCGGAAAAAAACCTGGTCGAACATGAAGCACAAATAGCCGCCTTCATTGGTCGGTATCTGCACCCCGGAGACGTGGTGTTCAGCACTTGGCGCAAGGATGGCGACACCGACCACGAAACGGTCGGCCGCGCCGGGGCCCTGGTGGCTGAAAACATTGGGGCCGTCTTTAACGAACTGCCGGTGTGGGCCTGGCACTGGCCAGTCCGCGAGCAGAACAAAATACCCTGGCACCGGGCACGCAAGCTGCGCCTGGACGTCTGGACCACTGCCCGCAAGCGTCACGCGATGCACGCCTATGCCAGCCAGCTCAACGGCGAACCCGCCAGCGGCATCTCCCCCCTGGTACCACGGGTCATTCTTGATCGCATGGGCATGCCGTATGAGATCGTCTTCATCTGA
- the glgX gene encoding glycogen debranching protein GlgX — MTRPKQTTPPPVIEASRIREGLPFPLGATWDGLGVNFALFSANATKVELCIFDDAGEVELERIELPEYTDEIYHGYLPDAHPGMIYGYRVYGAYDPENGHRFNPNKLLIDPYAKQLVGELKWSEALFGYTIGHPDGDLSFDERDSAPFVPKCKVIDPAHTWGNDQRVSVPWDKTILYETHVRGISMRHPSVPDNLRGTFAGLMVDDVMEHIRKLGVSSVELLPVHAFVNDQHLLHKGMTNYWGYNSIAFFAPDPRYLASGKIAEFKEMVAHLHEAKLEVILDVVYNHTAEGNEQGPTLSMRGIDNASYYRLMPDDKRYYINDSGTGNTLDLSHPCVLQMVTDSLRYWATEMHVDGFRFDLATILGRYHDGFDERHSFLVACRQDPVLRQVKMIAEPWDCGPGGYQVGGFPPGWVEWNDKFRDTVRAFWKGDDGQLADFASRMTASGEMFNQRGRRPYASVNFVTAHDGFTLHDLVSYNDKHNEANDENNQDGSNNNLSWNHGVEGPTDDPEINELRHRQMRNFFATLLLAQGTPMIVAGDEFARTQHGNNNAYCQDSEIGWVNWDLSEEGAALLKFVKRLIKLRLTYPILRRGRFLVGNYNEDIGVKDVTWLAPDGSEMTTEQWHDSNGRCLGMLMDGRAQETGIRRKGGDATLLLVVNAHHDIVNFLLPEVPEGSFWTCMVDTNQPAVRGQERFDFNYEYSVTGRSLLLFELQREEEE, encoded by the coding sequence ATGACCCGTCCAAAACAAACCACGCCGCCGCCCGTTATCGAGGCTTCGCGGATTCGTGAAGGGCTGCCTTTTCCGCTCGGTGCAACTTGGGATGGCCTCGGGGTCAATTTCGCACTGTTCTCAGCCAACGCCACCAAGGTGGAACTGTGTATTTTCGATGATGCCGGCGAGGTCGAGCTCGAACGCATCGAGCTGCCGGAGTACACCGACGAGATTTACCACGGTTATCTACCCGACGCCCATCCGGGAATGATCTACGGCTACCGGGTCTACGGCGCCTACGATCCGGAGAACGGCCATCGTTTCAACCCCAACAAGTTGCTGATCGATCCATATGCCAAACAATTGGTCGGTGAACTGAAGTGGTCTGAAGCGCTGTTCGGCTACACCATTGGCCACCCCGACGGTGACCTCAGTTTCGATGAGCGCGACAGCGCACCGTTCGTGCCCAAGTGCAAAGTCATCGACCCGGCCCACACCTGGGGCAATGACCAGCGTGTCAGCGTGCCCTGGGACAAGACCATCCTGTATGAAACCCATGTGCGCGGCATCAGCATGCGTCACCCCTCGGTGCCCGATAATCTACGCGGGACTTTCGCCGGGTTGATGGTCGACGACGTGATGGAACATATCCGCAAACTGGGTGTTTCGTCGGTAGAGTTGCTGCCCGTCCATGCCTTCGTCAATGACCAGCATCTGTTGCACAAGGGCATGACCAACTACTGGGGCTACAACAGCATCGCCTTCTTCGCCCCGGACCCGCGGTACCTGGCCAGCGGCAAGATCGCCGAGTTCAAGGAAATGGTCGCCCACCTGCACGAAGCCAAGCTCGAGGTCATCCTCGATGTGGTCTACAACCATACGGCCGAAGGCAACGAACAGGGCCCGACCCTGTCCATGCGCGGCATCGACAATGCCTCGTACTACCGGCTGATGCCTGACGACAAACGCTACTACATCAACGACTCCGGCACCGGCAACACCCTGGACCTGAGCCACCCGTGCGTCTTGCAGATGGTCACCGACTCCCTGCGCTACTGGGCCACGGAGATGCATGTCGACGGTTTCCGCTTCGACCTGGCGACGATTCTGGGCCGCTACCATGATGGCTTCGACGAGCGTCACAGCTTCCTCGTCGCCTGCCGCCAGGACCCGGTGCTGCGCCAGGTAAAGATGATTGCCGAGCCCTGGGACTGCGGCCCCGGCGGCTATCAAGTGGGAGGCTTTCCACCGGGCTGGGTGGAGTGGAACGATAAGTTCCGCGACACGGTGCGCGCGTTCTGGAAAGGCGACGACGGCCAACTCGCCGATTTCGCCAGCCGCATGACCGCCTCGGGCGAGATGTTCAACCAGCGTGGTCGCCGCCCTTACGCCTCGGTGAATTTCGTGACCGCCCATGACGGATTTACCCTGCATGACCTGGTCTCGTACAACGACAAGCACAACGAAGCCAACGACGAAAACAACCAGGACGGCAGCAACAACAACCTGTCCTGGAACCATGGTGTCGAGGGCCCGACGGACGATCCGGAGATCAACGAGCTGCGCCATCGGCAGATGCGTAACTTCTTCGCCACCTTGCTGCTGGCCCAAGGCACACCGATGATCGTCGCCGGGGACGAGTTCGCCCGCACCCAGCACGGCAACAACAATGCCTATTGCCAGGACAGCGAAATCGGTTGGGTCAACTGGGACCTGAGCGAGGAAGGCGCGGCGTTGCTCAAGTTCGTCAAGCGCCTGATCAAATTGCGCCTGACCTACCCGATCCTGCGCCGTGGGCGGTTCCTCGTGGGCAATTACAACGAGGACATCGGCGTCAAGGACGTGACCTGGCTGGCGCCGGACGGCAGTGAGATGACCACCGAACAATGGCATGACAGCAACGGTCGTTGCCTGGGCATGCTGATGGACGGGCGCGCCCAGGAGACCGGTATCCGTCGCAAGGGTGGTGATGCGACGTTGCTGCTGGTGGTCAATGCCCACCATGACATCGTCAACTTCCTCCTGCCGGAAGTTCCGGAGGGCAGTTTCTGGACCTGCATGGTCGACACTAACCAGCCAGCGGTACGCGGCCAGGAGCGCTTCGATTTCAATTACGAATACTCTGTTACCGGACGTTCGCTGCTGCTGTTCGAACTGCAACGGGAAGAAGAGGAATAA
- a CDS encoding DUF2934 domain-containing protein: MSTDDKRIREFAYQIWESEGKPTGHEKRHWEMARKLAEAEALAPSKPPKAAGKPAVAKADGAKPAAAKSTAAKAAPKSTAKAKPAAAAVTPAEKPANKKPRAARKPPAS, translated from the coding sequence ATGAGTACCGACGATAAACGCATTCGTGAATTCGCCTATCAAATCTGGGAATCCGAGGGTAAGCCGACAGGGCACGAAAAACGTCACTGGGAGATGGCTCGCAAACTCGCCGAAGCCGAAGCCCTGGCACCCAGCAAACCGCCCAAGGCTGCGGGAAAGCCCGCGGTTGCCAAGGCCGACGGCGCCAAGCCTGCCGCTGCCAAAAGCACCGCTGCCAAGGCCGCGCCCAAAAGCACAGCCAAGGCCAAGCCTGCGGCAGCGGCGGTCACGCCCGCTGAAAAACCTGCCAACAAGAAGCCACGGGCGGCACGCAAGCCGCCAGCGAGTTGA
- a CDS encoding malto-oligosyltrehalose synthase, translating into MKPTLAQPLRATLRLQFHKGFTLDDAVPQVPYFSALGISHIYASPLLKARAGSMHGYDVVDPTQVNPELGGEAALKRLVATLREHGMGLILDIVSNHMAVGGNDNPWWLDLLEWGRLSPYGEFFDIQWHSPDPLMEGQLLLPFLGSDYGVALQEGTLKPRFDATQGSFYVEHYEHHFPICPMQYGELLKPAETLPSEQAEALKALAERFTTLNYQTDAHTLARPLQVELRELATQPGILAAIEDNLSGYDSLESEGFKRLHQLLERQSYRLASWRTAADDINWRRFFDVNELGGLRVERPTVFEATHAKIFELISEGLVDGLRIDHIDGLADPRGYCRKLRRRVDSLSPSRHLPIFIEKILGDGETLRRDWNIDGSTGYEFMNQISLLQHDPAGAEPLAEFWSRHSERPAHFIEEARLARQQILNGSLAGDFESVAQALLQVARDDVMTRDLTLGAIRRALQELIVHFPVYRTYINPLGRSAEDEVFFNQALEGARQTLSEADWPVLDYLADWLGGTPWRYRPRGSQRKRLRHACVRFQQLTSPAAAKAVEDTALYRSAVLLSRNDVGYNTERFSAPPQAFHNACLERLEHCPDNLMTTATHDHKRGEDTRARLAVLSERPDWYTACVEQWRILSPSLHSDPAAPSAGDELILYQALLGSWPLDLDPHDPKALADYNERLWQWQRKALREAKLQSSWAAVNDAYEQATQMFLERLLLCDEGVPLRSAIAEAVQAIAAAGALNSLAQTLLRMTVPGVPDLYQGNEFWDFSLVDPDNRRPVDFEARREAMHADNTPAALVHDWRDGRVKQALIARTLALRAEYPQLFRQGSYQPLQVVGEHAQRVLAFMREHEQQRAVVVVPIHAARLLENSAVPQVAASDWGDTRVALPFAAEDEKLKGLFSSTAVTPQGELMLSAALGNFPVNVFIQP; encoded by the coding sequence ATGAAACCGACCTTGGCCCAACCACTACGGGCGACCCTTCGCCTGCAATTTCATAAGGGTTTCACCCTGGACGATGCCGTGCCTCAGGTGCCGTACTTCTCGGCGCTGGGCATCAGTCATATTTATGCTTCGCCACTGCTCAAGGCCCGGGCCGGGTCCATGCACGGCTACGACGTCGTCGATCCGACCCAGGTCAACCCGGAGCTAGGCGGCGAAGCCGCACTCAAGCGCCTGGTCGCGACCCTGCGTGAACACGGGATGGGACTGATCCTCGACATCGTGTCCAACCACATGGCCGTCGGCGGCAACGACAACCCCTGGTGGCTGGACCTGCTGGAATGGGGACGCCTGAGTCCCTACGGTGAGTTTTTCGACATCCAGTGGCACTCCCCGGACCCGCTGATGGAAGGCCAGCTGTTGCTGCCGTTCCTGGGCAGTGACTACGGCGTCGCCTTGCAGGAAGGCACGCTGAAGCCGCGCTTCGATGCAACGCAAGGCAGCTTCTACGTCGAGCATTACGAACATCACTTCCCCATCTGCCCGATGCAGTACGGCGAGTTACTCAAACCCGCCGAGACCCTGCCATCGGAGCAGGCCGAAGCGCTCAAGGCCCTGGCCGAGCGCTTTACCACGTTGAATTACCAGACTGACGCTCACACCCTCGCCCGCCCGCTGCAAGTAGAGCTGCGGGAGCTGGCAACACAGCCGGGCATCCTCGCCGCCATCGAGGATAACCTGAGCGGCTACGACTCCCTCGAGTCCGAGGGTTTCAAGCGCCTGCATCAGCTGTTGGAGCGCCAGAGCTACCGCCTCGCCAGTTGGCGCACCGCAGCGGACGACATCAACTGGCGGCGGTTTTTCGATGTCAACGAACTGGGCGGCTTGCGGGTCGAACGCCCGACCGTGTTCGAAGCCACCCATGCAAAGATTTTCGAATTGATCAGCGAAGGGCTGGTGGACGGGCTGCGGATCGATCATATCGACGGGCTTGCCGATCCTCGCGGCTACTGCCGCAAATTGCGCAGACGCGTCGATTCACTGTCGCCGTCGCGGCACTTGCCGATTTTCATCGAGAAGATCCTCGGCGATGGCGAAACCTTGCGTCGTGACTGGAACATCGACGGCAGCACCGGTTACGAATTCATGAACCAGATCTCGCTGCTGCAGCATGATCCGGCCGGTGCCGAGCCCCTTGCCGAGTTCTGGAGCCGTCACAGCGAACGCCCGGCACACTTCATCGAAGAAGCCCGCCTGGCTCGCCAGCAGATTCTCAACGGTTCCCTCGCCGGCGACTTCGAAAGCGTCGCCCAGGCCCTGCTGCAAGTGGCTCGGGACGATGTGATGACCCGCGACCTGACCTTGGGTGCGATTCGGCGAGCGTTGCAGGAACTGATTGTGCATTTCCCGGTGTACCGTACGTACATCAACCCGTTGGGTCGCTCTGCCGAGGACGAGGTGTTTTTCAACCAGGCCTTGGAAGGCGCCCGGCAAACCCTCAGTGAAGCCGACTGGCCGGTGCTCGATTACCTGGCCGATTGGCTCGGCGGCACGCCATGGCGATATCGCCCCCGTGGGAGTCAGCGCAAACGCCTGCGACATGCCTGTGTGCGTTTCCAGCAACTGACCTCTCCAGCGGCGGCCAAGGCCGTGGAAGACACCGCGCTCTATCGGTCGGCAGTGCTATTGTCGCGCAATGACGTGGGCTATAACACCGAGCGTTTCAGCGCCCCGCCTCAAGCGTTCCACAACGCCTGTCTTGAGCGGCTGGAACATTGCCCGGACAACCTGATGACCACCGCCACCCACGACCACAAGCGCGGCGAAGACACCCGCGCCCGGTTGGCGGTGCTCAGCGAACGTCCCGATTGGTACACCGCGTGCGTGGAACAATGGCGCATCCTCTCGCCCTCGCTGCACAGCGACCCTGCGGCCCCCTCGGCCGGGGATGAGCTGATTCTGTACCAGGCGCTACTCGGAAGCTGGCCGCTGGACCTTGATCCACACGACCCCAAGGCACTGGCCGACTACAACGAGCGCCTGTGGCAATGGCAACGCAAGGCCTTGCGTGAAGCCAAGTTGCAAAGCAGCTGGGCGGCGGTGAATGACGCCTATGAGCAAGCCACCCAGATGTTCCTCGAACGGCTGCTGCTGTGCGATGAAGGAGTGCCCTTGCGCAGTGCCATCGCCGAAGCGGTCCAGGCCATTGCCGCGGCAGGCGCCCTCAACAGCTTGGCGCAGACTTTGCTGCGCATGACCGTGCCCGGCGTGCCGGACCTGTACCAGGGCAACGAGTTCTGGGATTTCAGCCTGGTGGATCCGGACAACCGTCGCCCGGTGGATTTCGAGGCGCGCCGTGAGGCGATGCACGCCGACAATACCCCAGCAGCGCTGGTACACGACTGGCGTGACGGCCGGGTCAAGCAGGCATTGATCGCCAGGACACTGGCCCTGCGGGCCGAATACCCGCAGCTGTTCCGCCAAGGCAGCTACCAGCCGCTACAGGTGGTCGGTGAACACGCCCAACGGGTGTTGGCCTTTATGCGAGAACACGAGCAACAACGGGCAGTCGTCGTGGTACCGATCCATGCCGCCCGCCTGCTGGAAAACAGTGCCGTGCCACAGGTGGCTGCATCGGACTGGGGCGATACCCGCGTGGCGTTACCGTTTGCCGCCGAGGATGAAAAACTGAAGGGACTTTTTTCAAGCACAGCAGTCACACCCCAAGGGGAGCTGATGCTCAGCGCCGCACTGGGGAATTTCCCGGTCAATGTCTTTATCCAACCTTGA